A single window of Magnetococcus marinus MC-1 DNA harbors:
- a CDS encoding PLP-dependent aminotransferase family protein, with amino-acid sequence MENRSPRYQQLADQLQQAIEQGTYAPGERMPSVRHLQRRLNVSITTISSAYVELERRGLAEARPRSGYFARTPLKQPIPQTSAVPGEPVKVRQGPMTRAVESAAMSDALVPLAGAILDEALLPLIDIRRAARSVMREQAAAAMAYGPPAGAMPLRRALAQQPWGFAQPPGVDEILLTQGALEAISLALRTITRPGDAVVVESPSFYGFMQMIEQMGLYAMEVVTDAQHGMQPADLARALEDPRVKAVLSIPSFHNPMGAVMPEANRKEIVRLITQRQVPLIEDDIYGDLHYGGVRPTPMKAWDKEGWVIYVSSFSKVLGPGLRVGLCMPGPRFYEKMVSLKMATSLTSSMFTQLTVASLLLSGAYGRQVRHLRKALSANVQRFRHGVASAFPAETRMTHPQGGFTVWVEMPAQVDGVALYEEALAAGIAIVPGAVCSPSGRYRHCIRLSAGTLWSRRVEKAIARLGEMVHQQL; translated from the coding sequence ATGGAGAACAGGTCGCCGCGTTATCAACAATTAGCCGATCAGTTACAACAGGCGATTGAGCAAGGTACCTATGCGCCGGGTGAGCGCATGCCCTCTGTGCGTCATCTGCAACGGCGCCTTAATGTCAGCATAACCACCATCTCCAGTGCCTATGTCGAGTTGGAACGCCGGGGGTTGGCGGAGGCGCGGCCCCGCTCTGGCTATTTTGCGCGGACTCCCCTCAAACAACCGATTCCTCAAACCAGTGCGGTGCCTGGGGAGCCGGTTAAGGTGCGCCAAGGCCCCATGACCCGCGCGGTGGAATCCGCCGCGATGAGCGATGCATTGGTGCCCTTGGCGGGGGCGATTTTGGATGAAGCGCTGTTGCCACTGATCGATATACGCCGCGCCGCGCGCAGTGTCATGCGCGAACAGGCCGCTGCGGCCATGGCCTATGGTCCCCCTGCGGGTGCCATGCCCTTGCGGCGTGCTTTGGCGCAGCAACCCTGGGGGTTTGCACAGCCGCCAGGGGTGGATGAAATTCTGCTGACCCAAGGAGCTCTGGAGGCCATTAGCCTCGCCCTGCGCACCATTACCCGCCCCGGGGATGCGGTGGTGGTGGAATCCCCCAGTTTTTATGGTTTTATGCAGATGATTGAACAGATGGGGCTCTATGCTATGGAGGTGGTGACCGATGCCCAACACGGCATGCAGCCCGCAGATTTGGCCCGTGCCTTGGAAGACCCACGGGTTAAGGCGGTGCTCTCGATCCCCAGTTTTCATAATCCTATGGGGGCCGTCATGCCCGAGGCAAACCGCAAGGAGATTGTGCGTTTAATTACCCAACGGCAGGTGCCTTTGATTGAGGATGATATCTATGGTGATCTGCACTATGGGGGGGTGCGTCCAACCCCCATGAAGGCGTGGGATAAAGAGGGCTGGGTTATCTATGTCTCCTCTTTTTCCAAGGTCTTGGGTCCCGGCTTGCGGGTGGGGTTGTGTATGCCAGGTCCTCGTTTTTATGAAAAAATGGTCAGTCTAAAGATGGCCACCTCGCTAACCTCATCCATGTTCACTCAGCTAACGGTGGCGTCGCTTTTGTTATCCGGTGCTTATGGGCGTCAGGTGCGCCATCTACGCAAGGCGCTATCGGCCAATGTCCAGCGCTTTCGCCATGGGGTGGCCAGTGCGTTTCCAGCTGAAACCCGCATGACGCACCCCCAGGGGGGCTTTACCGTGTGGGTGGAGATGCCTGCCCAGGTGGATGGTGTGGCGCTGTATGAAGAGGCGTTGGCCGCAGGCATCGCCATTGTGCCCGGGGCGGTCTGCTCGCCGTCGGGGCGTTATCGTCATTGCATTCGTTTAAGCGCAGGGACGTTATGGAGCCGCCGGGTCGAAAAAGCGATTGCGCGGTTGGGGGAGATGGTCCATCAGCAGTTATAA
- a CDS encoding methionine gamma-lyase, giving the protein MATTKDTKLGFTTRAIHHGYDPYAGHGSLTPPIYMSSTYTFATTESGQKRFAGEEEGYIYARVGNPTTALLEQRLAELEGAEAGLVTASGMGATSALLWTLLKPGDEIITDKTLYGCTYAFFNHGLHKFGVTITHLDLTDPTQLAQAISAKTRVVFFESPANPNMRLVDIAAIAEIAHQHHALVVVDNTYCTPYLQRPIEFGADFVVHSATKYLGGHGDLLAGAILGPKAALTEVRFYGLKDMTGAVLSAQDAFLILRGLKTLALRMDRHCANALTLAQLLEAHPQVTACYYPGLPSFAQYTLAQRQMAQPGGIIAFELKGGMEAGRRFLDALQLITRAVSLGDTESLAQHPASMTHSVYRPEERAAHLISEGLVRLSAGLEDPEDLIADVTQALAAIS; this is encoded by the coding sequence ATGGCCACGACAAAGGATACCAAATTGGGTTTCACCACCCGCGCCATCCACCACGGCTACGACCCCTACGCTGGGCACGGTTCACTAACCCCACCCATCTACATGAGTTCCACCTACACGTTTGCGACCACAGAATCGGGGCAAAAACGCTTTGCCGGTGAAGAAGAGGGCTACATCTACGCCCGTGTAGGCAACCCCACCACGGCGCTTTTGGAGCAACGTCTTGCTGAATTAGAGGGAGCCGAGGCCGGATTGGTGACCGCCTCAGGCATGGGGGCCACCAGCGCCCTACTTTGGACGCTGCTTAAACCCGGTGACGAAATTATTACCGATAAAACCCTCTACGGCTGCACCTATGCCTTTTTTAACCATGGTCTGCACAAATTTGGCGTCACCATTACCCACCTGGATCTCACCGACCCCACGCAGCTGGCGCAAGCCATCAGCGCCAAAACCCGCGTGGTCTTTTTTGAATCCCCTGCCAATCCCAACATGCGCTTGGTAGATATTGCCGCCATCGCCGAAATCGCCCACCAGCACCATGCACTGGTGGTGGTGGACAACACCTATTGCACCCCTTATTTACAAAGACCTATCGAGTTTGGTGCGGATTTTGTGGTACACTCTGCGACGAAATATCTGGGGGGGCATGGGGATCTGCTGGCCGGTGCGATTCTTGGCCCCAAAGCGGCCTTAACCGAGGTGCGTTTTTATGGCCTCAAGGATATGACCGGGGCGGTGCTCTCGGCCCAAGATGCCTTTTTGATTCTGCGCGGTCTAAAAACTCTGGCCCTTCGCATGGATCGCCACTGTGCCAATGCCCTCACTTTAGCGCAATTGCTCGAAGCCCATCCCCAAGTGACAGCCTGTTACTACCCTGGTCTACCAAGCTTTGCACAGTACACCTTGGCCCAGCGGCAGATGGCCCAACCAGGGGGCATCATAGCCTTTGAGCTCAAAGGGGGCATGGAGGCAGGCCGACGTTTTCTGGATGCCCTACAGCTGATCACGCGGGCGGTCAGCTTGGGCGATACCGAGAGTTTGGCCCAGCACCCCGCCAGCATGACCCACTCGGTCTATCGCCCAGAAGAACGGGCCGCTCATCTCATTAGCGAGGGCTTGGTGCGCCTCTCGGCTGGTTTGGAAGATCCTGAGGACCTCATAGCCGATGTCACCCAGGCTCTTGCCGCAATTTCATGA
- the galE gene encoding UDP-glucose 4-epimerase GalE: MKAILVTGGAGYIGSHVCKVLSQSGFLPITYDNLSEGHPWAVRWGPLVVGGLDDGAKLAGLFAQYQPQAVIHLAGRAYVGESMTDPALYYRNNVQAALVLLECMRQYGCKNIIFSSSCATYGEHRQMPITEAMSQHPINPYGRSKLMFEWMLQDYQVYGLQSVALRYFNASGADLEGEIGEQHQPEPHIIPRLLEAARKGSPFTIYGTDYESEDGTCVRDYIHVSDLAQAHLLALQWLWRGGESRAFNLGNGQGFSIRQLIKVAETVTGKSIAVQLGARRPGDPAVLVGSAEKAREELGWQPQYGTLEIILTSAWRWMQRRQDPPVVDGIEESIGEP, encoded by the coding sequence ATGAAGGCGATTTTGGTGACGGGTGGTGCAGGGTATATAGGCAGTCATGTGTGTAAGGTGTTATCACAAAGTGGTTTTTTACCGATAACTTACGATAATTTAAGCGAGGGGCACCCCTGGGCCGTCCGTTGGGGGCCGCTGGTGGTCGGGGGGCTTGACGATGGGGCTAAATTGGCAGGTCTCTTTGCACAGTACCAGCCGCAAGCGGTGATCCACTTGGCGGGTCGTGCCTATGTGGGTGAATCCATGACGGACCCGGCCCTATACTACCGCAATAATGTGCAGGCCGCGTTGGTGCTGTTGGAATGTATGCGTCAATATGGTTGTAAAAATATCATATTTTCCAGTAGTTGTGCGACCTATGGCGAACATCGGCAGATGCCCATAACCGAGGCGATGTCCCAACATCCCATCAATCCCTATGGGCGTTCTAAGTTGATGTTTGAGTGGATGTTGCAGGACTATCAGGTGTATGGCTTGCAGAGTGTGGCCTTACGCTATTTTAATGCCAGTGGTGCCGATCTGGAGGGCGAGATTGGTGAGCAGCACCAACCAGAACCCCACATTATACCCCGCTTGTTAGAAGCCGCCCGTAAGGGTAGCCCCTTTACCATCTATGGTACCGATTATGAGAGTGAGGATGGCACCTGCGTGCGGGATTATATCCATGTGAGCGATCTGGCCCAGGCGCACCTGTTGGCGTTGCAATGGTTGTGGCGGGGGGGTGAGAGCCGCGCTTTTAACCTAGGTAATGGTCAGGGTTTTTCCATTCGACAGTTAATTAAAGTGGCCGAGACAGTGACCGGCAAAAGCATCGCGGTGCAGTTGGGTGCCCGCCGCCCTGGCGATCCCGCCGTGTTGGTGGGCAGCGCAGAAAAGGCGCGGGAAGAGCTGGGGTGGCAGCCTCAATATGGTACCTTGGAAATTATTTTAACGAGTGCTTGGCGCTGGATGCAGCGGCGCCAAGATCCCCCCGTGGTAGATGGGATAGAGGAGTCCATCGGTGAACCATGA
- a CDS encoding DUF302 domain-containing protein: MKNILVGFLVGVLCVVGVAWQLAPSMMLKEHASPLSVDETVAKISSNALALGWVVAGVKPLHKSVAKHGGGNLPPVMLVNLCQANHAYNILKDDENKIVSVMMPCTISVYQKSDGKTYVGVMNAGLLGTLFGGNVATVMGGEVAEQQQKFIEFLL; encoded by the coding sequence GTGAAAAATATTTTGGTCGGTTTTTTAGTTGGGGTTTTGTGTGTGGTCGGGGTCGCGTGGCAACTTGCCCCGAGTATGATGCTCAAGGAGCATGCGAGCCCCTTGAGTGTGGACGAAACGGTCGCAAAAATATCCAGTAATGCGCTTGCTTTAGGGTGGGTGGTGGCTGGGGTTAAACCGCTGCACAAATCGGTAGCAAAGCATGGGGGTGGTAACCTGCCGCCGGTCATGTTGGTTAATTTGTGTCAAGCAAACCACGCCTATAACATTTTGAAAGATGATGAAAATAAAATCGTTTCTGTGATGATGCCTTGCACCATTAGCGTCTATCAAAAATCGGATGGCAAAACCTACGTCGGGGTGATGAATGCGGGTCTGTTGGGTACCCTGTTTGGTGGCAATGTGGCGACCGTGATGGGTGGTGAAGTTGCAGAACAACAGCAGAAGTTTATTGAGTTTTTGCTTTAA
- a CDS encoding LysR substrate-binding domain-containing protein, with protein MNDLNDLAFFAAVVRYGGFSAAARATGIEKTRLSRRVAALERRLGASLLQRSTRMIALTEAGERFYERCQVVIEGAQGAYESIDALKAEPMGRVRISAPVVLAQNYLAPILPAYMAAHPKVTVHLDATDRVIDLLEGRVDVALRVVAQIEDSPNLVAREVAPTRRIMVASPAFLQAHGQPTSLLVLKEMAVICCHADLHEGRSRWVLRNGAAMQEGVQGSPRLVADDMRVQLKAAVHGIGVALLPEPVVAAELRAGKLMRVLPEWATAERMIHVIYPRPRGMLPSVRSFIDYLLMHLSQAIPSETTPKKDTPLCH; from the coding sequence ATGAACGATTTAAACGATCTCGCTTTTTTTGCCGCCGTCGTTCGCTATGGTGGCTTTTCTGCCGCGGCCCGTGCGACCGGTATTGAAAAAACCCGCCTCAGTCGCCGTGTGGCCGCGTTGGAGCGGCGTTTGGGGGCCTCATTACTCCAGCGTTCGACACGCATGATCGCATTGACGGAAGCAGGCGAGCGGTTTTACGAGCGCTGTCAGGTGGTTATTGAGGGGGCACAAGGCGCTTATGAGAGCATTGATGCGCTCAAAGCCGAGCCCATGGGCAGGGTACGTATTAGTGCCCCTGTGGTTCTGGCACAGAACTATCTGGCACCGATCCTACCAGCCTATATGGCGGCCCACCCTAAGGTAACGGTGCATCTGGATGCGACCGACCGGGTGATTGACCTGTTGGAGGGGCGGGTGGATGTGGCATTACGGGTGGTCGCGCAGATTGAGGACTCCCCCAATCTGGTGGCGCGGGAGGTTGCCCCTACACGCCGTATTATGGTCGCCAGTCCTGCTTTTTTGCAGGCACACGGCCAGCCCACGAGCCTGCTTGTTTTAAAAGAGATGGCGGTGATCTGCTGCCATGCGGATCTGCACGAGGGACGGAGCCGCTGGGTATTACGCAATGGTGCGGCTATGCAGGAGGGGGTGCAAGGCTCACCACGTCTGGTTGCGGACGACATGCGGGTGCAGCTGAAGGCGGCGGTTCACGGTATTGGTGTTGCGCTCTTACCAGAACCTGTGGTTGCAGCCGAGCTGCGCGCGGGTAAATTGATGCGGGTATTACCGGAGTGGGCCACCGCAGAGCGCATGATCCATGTGATCTACCCGCGCCCTAGGGGGATGTTGCCTTCCGTGCGCAGCTTCATTGATTATCTGTTGATGCACCTGTCCCAGGCGATTCCGTCGGAGACCACACCCAAAAAAGACACGCCCTTGTGCCATTAA
- a CDS encoding glycosyltransferase family 2 protein has protein sequence MNHEPAPTVSVLMTAYNRELYIAQAIESVLASTLQDFELIVVDDGSTDQTVTIAQGYAARDKRVKLFINAENLGDYANRNRAAALAGGRYIKYLDSDDYLYPFGLQGMVAMMEAHPQAALGLSRVQYAQRPMPVLLSPAAAYEDAFFREDDYLFGRAPGAVIIRRDVFMQLGGFSGKRQVGDHEMWLLMAREHAVLALPPVFYWSRTHPQQEQAYDAEHEKGIMHYELQQAALNHPRCPLSKKRRLEALQRLRDNQVKVLVYLLLKRRWTRFRAWKKGFKLSWSELVRWIGKRGFGA, from the coding sequence GTGAACCATGAACCTGCGCCTACTGTTTCGGTATTAATGACCGCCTATAACCGCGAGCTCTACATCGCCCAGGCCATTGAGAGTGTATTGGCCTCGACCCTACAGGATTTTGAGCTCATCGTGGTGGATGATGGCTCAACCGATCAGACCGTGACCATTGCCCAGGGGTATGCGGCGCGGGATAAGCGGGTCAAGCTCTTTATCAATGCCGAAAATCTTGGGGACTATGCCAACCGTAACCGCGCCGCCGCTTTGGCGGGGGGGCGTTATATCAAATATTTGGATTCCGACGACTATCTCTACCCGTTTGGTTTACAAGGCATGGTCGCCATGATGGAAGCCCATCCTCAGGCGGCATTGGGGTTAAGTCGGGTGCAATATGCCCAGCGCCCTATGCCGGTGCTGCTTAGCCCCGCTGCGGCCTATGAAGATGCCTTTTTTCGCGAGGATGACTACCTTTTTGGGCGTGCGCCGGGTGCGGTCATTATCCGCCGTGATGTTTTCATGCAGTTGGGCGGCTTTTCGGGCAAGCGTCAGGTGGGGGACCATGAAATGTGGCTGTTGATGGCCCGTGAGCATGCCGTGTTGGCGCTGCCACCTGTGTTCTATTGGTCCCGCACACACCCCCAACAGGAACAGGCTTATGATGCCGAACATGAGAAGGGTATCATGCATTATGAGCTGCAACAGGCCGCCCTTAACCATCCGCGTTGTCCCTTATCAAAGAAGCGCCGTCTAGAGGCATTGCAGCGGCTGCGAGACAATCAAGTCAAGGTGCTGGTGTATCTGTTGTTAAAAAGAAGATGGACAAGATTTAGAGCCTGGAAAAAGGGGTTTAAGCTCTCTTGGTCTGAGCTGGTGCGGTGGATCGGCAAACGCGGGTTTGGGGCTTAA
- a CDS encoding PAS domain-containing hybrid sensor histidine kinase/response regulator — MSSPVGHKAQDAGLNLTQQSEAFSHAVIEGLSGIFYLFDGQARLIRWNKNFATVTGYDDTTLQGKQALDFIAPCDQALVSSRIQQVFSEGHATIEAALRAHNGQETPYFLSGSLVMIDEQPYLSGTGIDISARKRVEETLQAEQQLTQASLDALPDTYFLFHPETGKALRWNRAFREISGFSDRQIGALPAPSSYYSQSDLSIMATALEQLRKTGTAKLEINLICHNGQTIPFEYAISSLAHQGQNLIISIGRDISERRLAENQLRESEQKFLRLFKEVSIPLVLVNKQGMVTHINDRFTTLLGYSMADIPDLDSWWQRAYPDPRYRAWVKETWTLAVQKAMADGQDIAPLEYQVTCKNGEQREIQISGVTFGEDTLATLIDVTERSRAAKTLQQERDFADSLIHTAQTIILVLDTQGRIMRINPYMEELSGYTLAEVQGKDWWNTFLPQQDHATLRALFAKAVGHIHNQGHVNPILTKDGRLLEIEWYNKTLIDSHDEVMGLLSIGYDITHKRALEAENREALARAESANQAKSEFLAIMSHEIRTPLNVLLGMGDLLHESLLTEEQTGQLELLIKAGKHLVVLIDDILDLSKIEFGGLTLTREPLQPHRLFLLICDIVRLQAQEKGLTFNCDIPTELPPWVLGDEGRLRQIMINLLHNAIKFTQQGHVTLKIAYQPAGSLFSITISDSGIGIAAKHLNHIFDKFSQADSSISRRYGGTGLGLAIARNLVTLMGGHLTVESCVNQGSHFQLTLELPPTQPPIRPSTVALTDLATLKPLNILLAEDSLDNQTLFLTYLKPTPWQVEIAMDGQQAVERVKQGGLDLVLMDLQMPIMDGYRATQAIRHWEQTSGTTPLPILALSAHALRAEQQKSLEAGCNAHLVKPIKKKALIEAIHQNMARTTAKVSHETP, encoded by the coding sequence ATGTCGTCGCCCGTTGGCCACAAGGCCCAAGATGCCGGCCTTAACCTTACTCAACAGAGTGAGGCTTTTTCGCATGCTGTGATTGAAGGGCTCTCAGGTATTTTTTACCTGTTTGACGGGCAGGCACGCCTGATTCGCTGGAATAAAAACTTTGCCACCGTCACAGGCTATGACGATACCACCCTACAGGGCAAACAGGCCCTTGATTTTATTGCACCGTGCGATCAAGCGCTGGTGAGCTCACGTATCCAGCAGGTCTTTAGCGAAGGTCATGCTACGATCGAGGCCGCCCTACGTGCCCATAATGGCCAAGAAACCCCCTATTTTTTATCGGGCTCTTTGGTGATGATCGACGAGCAGCCCTACCTGAGCGGTACCGGCATTGATATTAGTGCCCGCAAGCGGGTTGAAGAGACGTTACAGGCCGAACAACAGCTCACGCAGGCGAGCCTAGATGCCTTACCCGATACCTATTTTCTATTTCATCCTGAAACCGGCAAGGCCCTACGTTGGAACCGCGCTTTCCGCGAAATTAGCGGTTTTAGCGATCGCCAAATCGGCGCGCTGCCCGCCCCCAGCAGCTACTATAGCCAGAGCGATCTATCGATAATGGCCACCGCGCTGGAGCAACTCCGCAAAACCGGCACCGCTAAGCTGGAAATCAACCTTATTTGTCATAATGGGCAGACTATCCCCTTTGAGTACGCCATTTCCAGTTTAGCGCATCAAGGCCAAAATCTTATCATCTCCATTGGCCGCGACATCTCGGAACGTCGCCTTGCCGAAAACCAACTGCGTGAGAGTGAACAAAAATTCCTGCGTCTTTTCAAAGAGGTCTCCATTCCCCTTGTCTTGGTCAACAAGCAGGGTATGGTTACCCATATCAATGATCGCTTTACCACCCTGCTCGGCTATAGCATGGCGGACATCCCCGACTTGGATAGTTGGTGGCAACGGGCCTATCCCGATCCGCGCTATCGCGCATGGGTGAAGGAAACCTGGACTCTTGCCGTACAAAAAGCCATGGCAGACGGCCAAGATATTGCCCCTTTAGAGTACCAAGTCACCTGCAAAAACGGTGAACAACGGGAGATTCAGATCAGTGGCGTCACCTTTGGGGAAGATACCCTCGCCACACTTATTGATGTAACCGAACGCAGCCGCGCCGCCAAGACGCTGCAACAAGAGCGCGATTTTGCCGACAGTCTGATCCACACCGCCCAGACCATCATTTTGGTGCTGGACACCCAAGGCCGCATTATGCGCATCAACCCCTATATGGAGGAGCTCTCGGGCTATACTTTGGCTGAAGTGCAGGGTAAAGATTGGTGGAATACCTTTCTACCCCAACAGGATCATGCCACCTTACGCGCACTCTTTGCCAAGGCGGTGGGGCATATCCATAACCAAGGCCATGTTAACCCTATCCTAACCAAAGATGGCCGTTTACTAGAGATTGAATGGTACAACAAGACCCTGATAGACAGCCATGATGAGGTCATGGGTCTCTTATCCATTGGCTATGACATCACCCACAAAAGAGCGTTAGAGGCGGAAAACCGTGAGGCCCTGGCCCGAGCAGAGTCAGCCAACCAAGCCAAGAGTGAGTTTTTAGCGATCATGAGTCATGAGATACGCACCCCCCTTAACGTGCTGCTGGGCATGGGCGACCTGCTGCATGAGAGCCTGTTAACGGAGGAGCAGACCGGCCAATTGGAACTGCTTATTAAAGCTGGCAAACATCTTGTTGTTTTAATTGATGATATTTTAGATCTCTCTAAAATTGAGTTTGGCGGTCTAACATTAACCCGAGAGCCCCTCCAACCCCACCGACTGTTTTTGTTAATCTGCGATATTGTGCGTCTACAGGCCCAAGAGAAGGGTTTGACCTTCAACTGTGACATCCCCACCGAATTGCCCCCGTGGGTACTGGGGGATGAAGGACGCTTGCGCCAGATTATGATCAATCTGTTGCACAACGCCATTAAATTCACCCAGCAAGGGCATGTCACCCTGAAAATCGCCTATCAGCCCGCAGGCAGTCTGTTTAGCATAACCATTAGCGACAGTGGCATCGGCATTGCCGCGAAGCATCTCAACCACATTTTTGACAAATTTTCCCAGGCCGATTCCAGCATATCCCGGCGTTATGGGGGCACCGGTTTGGGGCTGGCAATTGCCCGCAATTTGGTTACGTTGATGGGGGGGCATCTTACCGTGGAGAGCTGCGTCAACCAGGGCAGCCATTTTCAACTGACCTTAGAGCTGCCGCCCACCCAGCCCCCCATACGGCCATCCACCGTGGCACTCACCGACCTTGCCACCTTAAAACCACTCAATATTTTATTGGCTGAGGACTCTTTGGATAATCAAACCCTGTTTTTAACCTACTTAAAACCCACCCCTTGGCAGGTTGAAATCGCCATGGATGGCCAGCAAGCCGTGGAACGGGTTAAACAGGGTGGGCTAGATCTGGTTTTGATGGATTTACAAATGCCTATCATGGATGGCTATCGGGCCACCCAAGCGATTCGCCACTGGGAGCAAACCTCAGGCACAACCCCCCTGCCCATTTTGGCCCTAAGTGCCCATGCGCTTAGAGCAGAACAGCAAAAAAGTCTCGAAGCCGGCTGTAATGCCCACTTGGTGAAACCGATCAAGAAAAAGGCCCTCATTGAGGCCATTCATCAAAACATGGCACGCACCACCGCCAAAGTCTCCCACGAGACTCCCTAG
- a CDS encoding NAD-dependent malic enzyme produces the protein MGKTFDSNRLKELTGHANPLEILNDPYMNKGVAFTEEERDLFHLRGLLPPRVQTMEAQLGRALDNFRCKPNDLEKYIFLTGLQERNETLFYRLVMTNIEEMLPIIYTPTVGKACQTYGHIFRRPQGMFISINDKGRIAELLGNWVHKDVRVIVVTDGSRILGLGDLGAHGMGIPVGKLALYTALAGIPPIHCLPVTLDMGTNNEALRNDPLYVGLPQPRVTGEIYDEMIEEFVLAVQEQFPRAMIQFEDFSNDNAFRLLEKYQDRICTFNDDIQGTAAVALAGILGALRITEADLCTQRYLFMGAGSAGFGIADLILRAMEQKGIPREQGLKQFRFMDSRGLVTRSRTDLRGRKSEFVCDDPPLTDLQQVVERFMPTVLIGVSGQPGVFHQGVVEAMARINPRPIIFALSNPTSKAECSAQQCYQWSDGRAIFASGSPFEPVTIAGQTFVSGQGNNAYCFPGIGLGVIMCEASRVTEEMFLVAAQTLAQMTAQSDLDQGRVYPSMQDIRAISLNIALAVVDLASKRGLAQRDLGEHAKERISAWMCNANYRNYANR, from the coding sequence ATGGGCAAAACATTTGATAGCAATCGTTTAAAAGAGCTTACCGGACATGCCAACCCGCTGGAGATCCTGAACGATCCCTACATGAACAAAGGCGTGGCTTTTACGGAAGAAGAGCGGGATCTGTTTCATCTCCGCGGTCTACTGCCCCCCAGGGTCCAGACCATGGAGGCTCAGTTAGGGCGGGCTTTAGATAATTTTCGCTGCAAACCTAACGATTTAGAGAAATATATTTTCCTAACCGGCCTGCAAGAGCGTAATGAAACCCTCTTCTACCGGTTGGTCATGACCAACATTGAAGAGATGTTACCCATCATCTACACACCCACGGTGGGTAAGGCGTGCCAAACCTATGGTCACATCTTTCGCCGCCCCCAAGGCATGTTTATCTCCATTAACGACAAGGGCCGCATCGCTGAACTGCTGGGCAACTGGGTCCATAAGGATGTACGGGTTATTGTGGTAACCGATGGTAGCCGTATTCTGGGCCTGGGGGATCTGGGCGCACACGGTATGGGTATTCCAGTGGGTAAGTTGGCACTCTATACCGCCTTGGCGGGCATCCCCCCCATCCACTGTTTACCTGTCACCCTGGACATGGGCACCAACAACGAAGCCCTGCGGAATGATCCCCTCTATGTGGGCCTGCCCCAACCCCGTGTCACCGGTGAGATCTATGATGAAATGATCGAAGAGTTTGTGCTGGCGGTACAGGAGCAGTTCCCCCGTGCCATGATTCAATTTGAGGATTTTTCTAACGACAACGCCTTCCGGTTATTGGAAAAATATCAGGACCGCATCTGCACCTTCAATGACGATATTCAAGGCACCGCCGCCGTGGCACTCGCTGGCATTTTGGGCGCTTTGCGCATTACAGAGGCGGATTTATGCACCCAGCGTTATCTCTTTATGGGCGCTGGCAGTGCAGGCTTTGGCATTGCCGACCTCATTTTACGCGCCATGGAACAAAAGGGCATCCCCCGTGAGCAGGGGCTCAAGCAGTTCCGCTTTATGGACTCACGGGGGCTGGTCACTCGCAGCCGCACCGATCTGCGGGGACGTAAATCAGAATTTGTCTGTGATGACCCGCCACTCACCGACTTGCAACAGGTGGTGGAACGCTTTATGCCCACGGTATTGATTGGGGTTTCGGGGCAGCCCGGCGTTTTCCACCAGGGTGTGGTCGAGGCCATGGCCCGCATCAATCCTCGCCCCATTATCTTTGCTCTCTCCAACCCCACCAGCAAGGCCGAATGTAGCGCCCAACAATGCTACCAGTGGAGTGATGGGCGCGCCATCTTTGCCAGCGGCAGCCCCTTTGAGCCCGTCACCATTGCCGGTCAAACCTTTGTGTCGGGTCAGGGGAATAATGCCTACTGTTTCCCCGGTATTGGTTTAGGGGTGATTATGTGTGAAGCCAGCCGCGTGACCGAGGAGATGTTCCTAGTCGCCGCCCAGACCCTGGCCCAAATGACCGCCCAGAGTGACCTGGATCAAGGGCGTGTCTATCCCTCCATGCAGGACATCCGCGCAATCTCTCTAAACATTGCTTTAGCGGTGGTCGATCTGGCCAGCAAGCGCGGACTGGCCCAGCGAGATTTGGGTGAACACGCCAAAGAGCGCATTAGTGCGTGGATGTGCAATGCCAACTATCGCAACTACGCCAACCGCTAA
- a CDS encoding SxtJ family membrane protein, translating to MTHTTVKTTPPPPSDRSFGLVFVGVFSLVGLLPLLQGGTLRWWALGCAALFLLLALLSPQRLHPLNLLWYQFGLFLHQLMTPLIMSVLFFMVVTPTGLLMRLSGKDPLRLKFDKKCSSYWLDRPPGPDPDSMKNQF from the coding sequence ATGACGCACACCACCGTAAAAACCACACCGCCGCCCCCTTCTGACCGCAGCTTTGGTTTGGTCTTTGTGGGCGTTTTCTCCCTTGTGGGGCTACTCCCCCTACTACAGGGTGGCACGCTGCGTTGGTGGGCACTGGGTTGCGCCGCGCTGTTTTTGCTGCTGGCCCTGCTTAGCCCCCAACGACTGCACCCGTTGAATCTGTTGTGGTACCAATTTGGGCTGTTTTTACATCAACTCATGACCCCCTTGATCATGAGTGTGCTCTTTTTTATGGTGGTAACGCCCACGGGTCTGCTCATGCGTCTGAGCGGCAAAGATCCCTTACGTCTAAAGTTTGACAAAAAATGTTCAAGCTACTGGTTAGATCGCCCACCGGGCCCTGATCCTGACAGCATGAAAAATCAGTTTTAA